gtgatagagagagagaggctgtgtgacAGAGACTGTGTGACCGAGTGAGGGAGGACGTGTGAGAGAGAGGCTGTGACGTGGAGAGAGGCTGTGACACAGAGAGGCTGTGTGACTGAGATGCTGTCACTCTGCAGGACAGCGGAGGACTCTTCATGAGTGTTCACCAGTGCAGGAGTACAGCTTCTCAACTTACCAGAGAGCCTGCTAACTCTGATAAAGGTGTTAGCTAAAGTTTTTGCCTGCTTGACTGGTTTCTTATATGATTGTTATTAAAACAGCAGTTAAATAAAACCGCTTCCAATgacatttttgtagtttcttttattgctgcctaacccttttatgatTTTTGCAATCCTTCTACATGCTAATTAAGTCTGTATGAAGGTGCTTTGACTcatttctagttgcctgtcatgtAGGATTTAGTATTTGAGAAATTGCAAAAAAGGACCAATCAGAATGCCCAGAACAATAAAGATATGAAGCTGTATTGGAAGCTCTTTAACTATTGGACAGCAAGGGCCGAGTTCACAAGAGGGAGCAGGGATGCTTGATGCTGCCTCCTAGTGAGAGCTGAGGGAAGCACTTTGACTCTGCTGTGTGTAGTAAGTATCAAGCTGTCCGTACTCTAACATGGCATCTCAGGAAGTCTTTGAAGTCATTTGTTAAAAAGTAAACGTAGGACTGTGTTTCAGGGTAAGAACGCCCTCCCACTAGCAGGACTGGGTTTATAGGGGGCACTGTTGAAGTCCATATAATATTGCTCAGAGGTGTAGCTGAAGTCCCTTTTTGGTGGAGCTGAGGCAGTGTTTGTGTCCCCCCCCGGCAGGTGCACTGTGCCCGGGAGCTGACGGCAGGCGAGCCCCAGGAGGAGAAGGGCTTGGCTGGATCCTGGACTGTCTGCCTGGAGGGCTGGTTCCTGAAAAGAGAAGCAGGGCCTTGTGTGGCATACTCCTTCAGGTAGGAAGTGTGACACTATAAACTGCACTCCGGAATGAGGGATCCCTGCTTTACTGTTCCTCTTACCTTTTTATCTTGTTATTCTTACTGCAATTACtcaagtgttgtgttttgtgtttttgtattggatTGGATTGTGAATTTAAAGACTGATGGAAAGTTGCAGTTCAGCCTCACTCGATTGGTCTGGCTGCAATGTGACTGTGTGACCTGCAGGACAGGAAGCAGGAGGCAGCAGTTTCTCTGTAGGAATCTATGTGAAATGCACATCTGAACTCTATAGGAGTCAAGATTTTCAAGAGTCTCGCACTGTGCCATCTACTGAATGGCTGATTGTGTTAATATAAAGTGTAACCTGTGGAAAATGGTGCATAACATAAATAAGGTTCTTAAAGCCATCAGTAGTGTtgcagctttaccatgctttccctacggttattcatttaccatagtttgcaaAATTAATTGCTTTACTGTACCTCActattttttacaatgcttccttatgctgtaccatgctttcactgtgctttgttacactttgctgtgcttttactatggtgaaCTGGTACAACGGAAAGTGCTGTATTCTCCAGACAAAGTGCCCCTGTCTCTTCAGAAAGGAGGGCGTTGTGAACTGACTTGTCTTGTAATGGATTATTGTGTGCACGTGAAGGAGGAGTAACCCTcatgctgtgttctgtgctgaGGCGGGATGTTCAGTCTGCTGACTCCAGTCTCTTCCAGTCTAGATCAGAAGGACGCTGGCTTTGTGTCTCGCATGGTGTCGCTGGCTGGCTGCGAGGTGCACCAGTTTGACCCCGGAGCCAGGCCCGCCCCGGGACGAGACGAGAGGGGGGTGAGGCGCCATCAGACCTGGCTGGACTGGCGGGAGCCGAAACACGGGAGCCGCAGGAACACCCCCAAAAAACTGGGGCTCATCATGGAGAGCCTGGGACACGGCAAGGTAATGACACACACAAGCCTGGACCCTCCTTTCAGCAGCACTGCCTGAGTAGCAGTGGAGAGCCTCATTGCATGTTTTAACCCTGGGCTTGAAAAACATGCTTCTTGTTACCAGTTGCATAAACGCCTCCAGTTCCGTCCCCATAGTGCAGAATTGTCTGAAACACAAGGTGACTATATTtagttacagtatgtgtttataaaGTCACTTGGCCTCTTTTTAAGCTGCTGTTTGTGACAGAAGCGAATTCTGCCATCGATCACCAAGTGTGGTAATGAGACCGGCAGGTAATGAATGCAGTAACACTTCTTACTGGTGACAGCGCCCTCTGGTGGGAGGTGTACAATCTTGTTGCCTGCTGTTTGGTGCCTGCCAAGTTTCAGCTGTGCAAAGTGACTAAATGGCTTTATAACCACATTTGTACAGTGATGTGCTGTTGATAAACTGGGCAGATATATTTGTTACTGACAATTTTTAGAGATATAAATTCAACAATTGGACACATGAAAACTGGCATCCATTAGAGGCGCTGTTGCACCACTAGTCTCTCTGGCCTGTTGATATCCTTCGCTGgtcccttttattattattattattattattattattattattattattattattattattataataatctgcccctgtctctctctcctcctcccagGTAGAGTTTGTGCAGGCAGATCTGGAGAGTGCAGAGTGGAAGGTTCTGGAAAGCCTGGTTCTGGACGGGACGCTAAGCCGGATCCAGCAGCTGGTAGTGACGGTGCACCTGCACTGGGCTGGTTTCGAGGTGGGAGGCAGTGAGGCCGGGGTGGTGCGCTTCTGGTACAGCCTGCTGAAGGAGCTCCAGAGCGCAGGGTACCGGCTGCTGCATAGCGCCAGGGGGCCCGGCCGCACCATCCTGCAGCACCGCCTGGCCGGAGTCAGCAGCACTTACACACTGAGCTGGGTCAACACCAGGTGGAACTACTGAGCTGAGGGGCGTTCTACACCAGGGAAAAGTAACTGAGTGCACCAAGGTCTCTTCTGTACCTGGGACGAGTGACCTCAAGGTGGAACCAGTGAACAGAGCACAGACTGCATGCAGAGCGGGAGAGGGATAAATAATGCcacgtttccatctgccactgggaccgTGTTTTAAAGTGGATTTGAActctgttttgtctgtttccaCCAGTCTGAATTGGAACTCTGTCAGACCCAATTAGGATTGTGATTCACTGGTAGAAATCTGTCTTTTCAACTAGTCTCTGATGTGAATCCAATATGAAGGACCA
This genomic interval from Polyodon spathula isolate WHYD16114869_AA unplaced genomic scaffold, ASM1765450v1 scaffolds_573, whole genome shotgun sequence contains the following:
- the LOC121308200 gene encoding methyltransferase-like protein 24 isoform X2 gives rise to the protein MGSGGRLRCAFIRACLVVLGMLLMLQVFVWFRAPGPRWVTKDGITFTIISIDNSRDRGARGNQPERSDSPRGLETGGAVFMESEAGVLWEYMQFYQDENENFTQKVHCARELTAGEPQEEKGLAGSWTVCLEGWFLKREAGPCVAYSFSLDQKDAGFVSRMVSLAGCEVHQFDPGARPAPGRDERGVRRHQTWLDWREPKHGSRRNTPKKLGLIMESLGHGKVEFVQADLESAEWKVLESLVLDGTLSRIQQLVVTVHLHWAGFEVGGSEAGVVRFWYSLLKELQSAGYRLLHSARGPGRTILQHRLAGVSSTYTLSWVNTRWNY
- the LOC121308200 gene encoding methyltransferase-like protein 24 isoform X1, whose translation is MGSGGRLRCAFIRACLVVLGMLLMLQVFVWFRAPGPRWVTKDGITFTIISIDNSRDRGARGNQPERSDSPRGLETGGAVFMESEAGVLWEYMQFYQDENENFTQKRDRSQIDLQPWAGGQPSFTAEVQRFIEYISTTQVHCARELTAGEPQEEKGLAGSWTVCLEGWFLKREAGPCVAYSFSLDQKDAGFVSRMVSLAGCEVHQFDPGARPAPGRDERGVRRHQTWLDWREPKHGSRRNTPKKLGLIMESLGHGKVEFVQADLESAEWKVLESLVLDGTLSRIQQLVVTVHLHWAGFEVGGSEAGVVRFWYSLLKELQSAGYRLLHSARGPGRTILQHRLAGVSSTYTLSWVNTRWNY